A single Parabacteroides timonensis DNA region contains:
- the pstB gene encoding phosphate ABC transporter ATP-binding protein PstB, with product MIKIDARNVDFYYGDFHALKNISMQIEANTSVAFIGPSGCGKSTFLRLFNRMNDLIPDTRMTGNILIDNRNIYDKGEKVDQLRKNVGMVFQKPNPFPKTIFENVAYGLRVNGINDNDYIEETVVKTLKQVVLWDEVKDKLKESAFALSGGQQQRLCIARALAISPSILLMDEPTSALDPISTSKIEDLIHELKSEYTIVIVTHNMQQAARVSDKTGYFYLGELIEFDNTRKIFTNPEKESTQNYITGRFG from the coding sequence ATGATAAAGATTGATGCCCGTAACGTAGATTTCTATTATGGCGATTTCCATGCCTTAAAGAATATCTCGATGCAAATTGAAGCAAACACCTCCGTTGCCTTTATCGGGCCGTCGGGCTGCGGTAAGTCTACCTTCCTGCGATTGTTTAACCGTATGAACGACCTGATCCCCGATACTCGTATGACCGGCAATATCCTGATCGACAACCGTAATATTTATGATAAGGGAGAGAAAGTGGACCAGCTTCGTAAGAATGTAGGTATGGTATTCCAGAAACCGAACCCTTTTCCTAAAACGATCTTCGAAAACGTTGCCTACGGACTACGTGTAAACGGAATAAACGATAACGATTATATCGAAGAGACAGTTGTCAAAACTCTTAAACAGGTAGTTCTCTGGGATGAGGTAAAAGACAAACTGAAAGAGTCGGCCTTCGCATTATCCGGCGGTCAGCAGCAACGCTTGTGTATTGCCCGTGCATTGGCGATCTCCCCCTCTATTCTTTTGATGGATGAGCCGACTTCGGCCCTCGACCCGATTTCCACCAGCAAGATCGAAGATCTGATACACGAGCTCAAAAGCGAATATACGATCGTGATCGTTACTCATAATATGCAGCAAGCAGCTCGTGTGAGCGACAAAACGGGGTATTTTTATCTGGGTGAACTGATCGAGTTCGATAATACACGAAAGATATTTACCAATCCGGAGAAGGAGTCGACTCAGAATTACATTACGGGAAGGTTCGGGTAA
- a CDS encoding HU family DNA-binding protein produces MALKFRRIKKAFGFDKTKTEKYVVTPDRGAVVPFKDLCEQIALVSGVNKGNVVATLDALAVSMRTYILQGHAVRVEGIGTYVPTFNAKSSLVESEANADSIYRMKLRFIPCTDLKKMLDEIEVIFNEKDSTSDNDDSTDDDRPVIE; encoded by the coding sequence ATGGCGTTAAAATTTAGACGCATTAAAAAAGCCTTCGGTTTTGATAAGACGAAGACTGAGAAGTACGTAGTCACTCCCGATCGGGGTGCAGTCGTACCGTTTAAAGATCTGTGCGAGCAAATCGCATTAGTATCTGGTGTTAATAAAGGCAATGTAGTCGCCACCCTGGATGCTTTGGCTGTATCCATGCGAACGTATATCCTTCAGGGGCATGCGGTTCGAGTAGAAGGTATTGGCACCTATGTTCCTACCTTTAATGCTAAAAGCAGCCTCGTGGAAAGTGAGGCTAATGCAGATTCTATCTATCGGATGAAGTTACGTTTCATTCCTTGTACTGATTTAAAGAAGATGCTGGATGAAATTGAAGTAATCTTCAATGAAAAAGACAGCACTTCTGATAATGATGATTCTACTGATGACGACAGACCTGTAATAGAATAA
- a CDS encoding leucine-rich repeat protein has protein sequence MKIRYLMASMLACLVGFSSCGSDGDEPTPDKPGGGNEGVKSKTMIVNVENPGTFGQLFEEQLPNFEMKEETVNVISIDTLIVKGKLSMEDIEYLKNAKADFGYNWRVKDVESIAGGDLYPILDLSETQFVESTFKGEIYLANHLYPIAGDLCSCFYVKYPKNIEVIEAEAFGGGRLIYDISNLLSEGLQEIRESAFESARFAEKGESWVELNFPSSLNKIEKQAFSSLQATLKKVKTSGNVILLTNAFSGTSIEYLELNGVEEINSLITNGSLKKVSMPDAKYIRDYAFTWQHDLEIKAEDLKNVVEIGKSAFKEIKTRPDLSLATNLTKIGEEALLAPGDKIVILENVKEIGYRAFGSAKSVHMRSKTPPVFKYPLDINNPQYVTCDTLYVPKGSKGIYEKGGQSGSAVEYPKYLPCGMWVHKATIEE, from the coding sequence ATGAAAATACGTTATTTGATGGCAAGCATGTTGGCTTGCTTAGTAGGCTTTAGTTCTTGTGGTAGTGATGGAGATGAACCGACACCCGATAAACCGGGTGGTGGTAATGAAGGGGTGAAATCAAAAACTATGATTGTTAACGTTGAAAATCCCGGAACATTTGGGCAATTGTTTGAGGAACAACTTCCTAATTTCGAAATGAAAGAAGAGACTGTAAATGTCATATCGATAGATACCCTGATAGTAAAAGGCAAGTTGAGCATGGAGGATATCGAATATCTGAAGAATGCTAAAGCTGATTTTGGATATAATTGGAGAGTGAAAGATGTGGAATCTATAGCTGGTGGTGACCTTTACCCCATTCTGGATCTTTCTGAAACTCAATTTGTAGAATCTACTTTCAAAGGAGAAATTTATTTAGCAAATCATTTGTATCCAATAGCTGGGGATTTATGTAGTTGTTTTTATGTAAAATACCCTAAAAACATAGAAGTTATAGAGGCTGAAGCTTTTGGGGGAGGTCGTTTAATATACGATATATCAAATTTACTAAGCGAAGGCTTACAAGAAATCAGAGAAAGTGCTTTTGAGAGTGCAAGATTTGCAGAAAAAGGCGAAAGTTGGGTTGAGCTTAATTTCCCTTCAAGTCTAAATAAGATTGAAAAACAAGCTTTTAGCTCTTTACAAGCAACATTGAAGAAAGTAAAAACATCGGGTAATGTGATCCTTTTAACAAATGCTTTTTCAGGAACAAGTATAGAATATCTTGAATTAAATGGGGTTGAAGAAATAAATTCCTTGATAACAAATGGTTCTCTAAAAAAAGTATCTATGCCTGATGCTAAATATATAAGAGATTATGCTTTTACATGGCAACATGACTTGGAAATAAAAGCGGAAGATTTAAAGAATGTTGTAGAAATAGGGAAAAGTGCTTTTAAGGAAATAAAAACACGGCCGGATCTTTCATTGGCTACAAATTTAACGAAGATAGGGGAAGAGGCTTTGCTTGCTCCTGGTGATAAGATAGTTATTTTGGAAAATGTAAAAGAGATAGGTTATAGAGCTTTTGGAAGTGCTAAATCTGTTCACATGCGTTCAAAAACTCCCCCCGTTTTCAAATATCCTTTAGATATAAATAATCCTCAATATGTAACCTGTGATACTTTATATGTACCTAAAGGCAGTAAAGGTATTTATGAAAAAGGGGGACAAAGTGGTTCTGCAGTTGAATACCCCAAATATCTACCCTGTGGAATGTGGGTTCATAAAGCTACTATAGAAGAATAA
- the phoU gene encoding phosphate signaling complex protein PhoU: protein MKVIDQEIASLKNSISEMWALVHQQLYNAGEAMLTGDKELAYKVISRERRVNAFELKIDSDCEDIIALYAPVAVDLRFVLAMYKINTNLERLGDFAESIARFAGNLPEGAPVDPQLIKETRVEEMLKELLNMLTLSQEAFEKESSEIASRIFLKDNLIDEINHNSTRIIADYIEKHPGSALVGLYMAGVIRKMERFGDHCTNIAEELIFYLDAKVMKHIGKTEN from the coding sequence ATGAAAGTTATAGATCAGGAGATTGCCTCCTTAAAAAACAGTATCAGCGAAATGTGGGCTTTGGTCCACCAACAATTATATAATGCCGGCGAAGCGATGCTTACCGGAGATAAGGAACTGGCTTATAAAGTGATCAGCCGCGAACGTCGTGTGAATGCTTTCGAGTTGAAGATAGACAGCGATTGCGAAGATATCATCGCCCTTTACGCTCCTGTCGCCGTCGACCTGCGTTTTGTTCTTGCCATGTACAAAATCAATACGAACTTGGAACGCCTGGGTGATTTTGCCGAAAGCATCGCCCGTTTTGCAGGAAACCTGCCGGAAGGTGCCCCCGTCGATCCGCAACTGATCAAAGAGACACGGGTAGAAGAGATGCTGAAAGAACTGCTCAATATGCTTACCCTCAGCCAGGAGGCCTTCGAAAAAGAAAGTTCGGAAATAGCCTCCCGTATTTTCCTCAAAGACAACCTGATCGACGAGATTAACCATAACTCCACCCGGATCATTGCCGACTACATCGAGAAACATCCGGGAAGCGCCCTGGTCGGACTTTATATGGCAGGTGTGATCCGTAAGATGGAACGCTTCGGCGACCATTGTACGAATATCGCCGAAGAGTTGATCTTCTATCTGGATGCTAAAGTAATGAAGCATATCGGAAAAACAGAAAATTAA
- the pstC gene encoding phosphate ABC transporter permease subunit PstC, whose product MRKFFEKIVEGGLLISGSVTSFTILLIVFFLFKEASGLFSSPVVEEGYVLAVNKGNDVSHLSPETIMDIFDAKITNWKEVNGKDEEILVFRFSDLTQYYSEEELGDEFQYVPEKISELVGKEPGIIAFFPQQYLAEPFDGTVLPEEKISLSDFFAGTKWYPTSAPAPIFGLIPLLLGTLLVSIGAIVLSLPFGMAVAIYLAEIANKRTREILKPVIELLAGIPSVVYGFFGLVVIVPLIQKGLNLSVGETAFAGSVVLAIMALPTIITVAEDAMRTTPRAMKEASLALGATQWQTIYKVIIPYSISGITSAVVLGIGRAIGETMAVLMVTGNAAVIPTSFFEPVRTIPATIAAELGEAPAGGAHYQALFLLGAVLFIITLILSITVEYISSKRKI is encoded by the coding sequence GTGAGAAAGTTTTTTGAAAAAATTGTAGAAGGAGGACTCCTGATCAGCGGAAGTGTAACCAGTTTCACGATCCTGTTGATTGTCTTTTTTCTTTTTAAAGAAGCATCCGGTCTTTTCAGCAGTCCGGTAGTGGAAGAAGGATATGTACTTGCTGTGAATAAGGGGAATGACGTAAGCCATCTTTCACCGGAAACGATCATGGATATTTTCGATGCCAAGATAACCAACTGGAAAGAGGTGAACGGTAAAGATGAAGAAATCCTGGTTTTCCGTTTTTCCGATCTGACACAGTATTACAGTGAAGAAGAACTGGGCGACGAATTCCAGTATGTCCCCGAAAAGATCAGTGAACTGGTCGGCAAAGAGCCGGGAATAATAGCTTTCTTCCCTCAACAATATCTGGCTGAGCCTTTTGACGGGACAGTCCTCCCAGAAGAAAAGATCTCACTCTCCGATTTCTTTGCCGGAACAAAATGGTACCCGACCTCAGCACCAGCTCCTATCTTCGGATTGATCCCGTTATTATTGGGAACCTTGTTGGTCAGCATCGGGGCAATCGTTCTTTCTTTACCTTTCGGTATGGCAGTTGCCATCTACCTGGCTGAAATAGCCAACAAACGCACCCGGGAAATACTCAAACCGGTTATCGAACTTCTGGCAGGTATTCCTTCCGTTGTATATGGCTTTTTCGGACTAGTGGTAATTGTCCCGTTGATACAAAAAGGACTGAACCTTTCGGTCGGAGAAACAGCTTTTGCCGGCAGTGTCGTTCTGGCTATCATGGCATTACCGACCATTATCACCGTTGCAGAAGATGCCATGCGCACCACACCGCGGGCAATGAAAGAGGCTAGCCTCGCATTAGGAGCCACCCAATGGCAAACAATTTATAAGGTAATCATTCCCTACTCCATTTCGGGTATCACCTCAGCAGTGGTTCTCGGTATCGGCCGGGCTATCGGCGAAACAATGGCCGTACTGATGGTAACAGGGAATGCCGCAGTCATACCGACCTCGTTCTTTGAACCGGTACGAACCATCCCTGCCACGATCGCAGCCGAACTGGGAGAAGCTCCGGCCGGAGGCGCTCATTATCAGGCTTTGTTCCTGCTGGGAGCCGTTCTGTTCATTATCACACTGATATTAAGTATCACGGTAGAATATATTTCATCCAAAAGAAAAATCTAA
- the pstA gene encoding phosphate ABC transporter permease PstA, which translates to MAPILKLGNIDIKKRTSQKLAFGIFTLLSYLVVVILFLILGFIIIKGGKVISWDFLTEAPAEGMTAGGIYPAIVGTLYLVLGSSLISFPIGIMSGIYMNEYATNGKLIRFIRIMTNNLSGVPSVVFGLFGMSLFVVTLGWGDSIIAGSFTLALMSLPLIIRTTEEALKSIDDSFRHGSLALGATKLQTIRRVVLPMAFPNIITGLILSVGRVSGETAPILFTVAAYFLPQLPESIFDQCMALPYHLYVISTSGTDIEASRGMAYGTALVLIAIVLVVNLLANALRKYFAKKVKMN; encoded by the coding sequence ATGGCACCTATTCTGAAACTAGGCAATATCGATATAAAGAAACGGACTTCACAGAAACTGGCATTCGGCATATTTACGCTTCTTAGCTATCTGGTCGTCGTTATTCTTTTTCTCATCCTCGGATTTATCATTATAAAAGGAGGTAAAGTAATCAGTTGGGATTTCCTTACGGAAGCTCCCGCAGAAGGAATGACTGCCGGAGGGATTTATCCCGCCATCGTCGGTACGCTTTACCTGGTACTGGGTAGTAGTCTGATCAGCTTTCCGATCGGGATCATGAGCGGTATTTATATGAATGAATATGCGACAAACGGAAAACTGATCCGTTTCATCCGTATCATGACAAACAATCTGAGCGGTGTCCCTTCAGTGGTGTTCGGTTTGTTCGGTATGTCCCTGTTTGTTGTTACATTGGGGTGGGGAGACTCGATCATTGCCGGTTCATTCACACTGGCATTGATGTCGTTGCCGCTGATTATCCGTACCACGGAAGAGGCCTTGAAAAGTATCGATGACTCGTTCCGTCACGGGAGTCTGGCACTGGGAGCTACCAAGTTACAGACTATCCGGCGAGTGGTACTCCCGATGGCTTTTCCGAATATCATTACCGGGCTGATCCTGTCGGTGGGACGTGTGTCGGGAGAGACGGCTCCTATCCTGTTCACTGTAGCCGCCTACTTCCTGCCTCAGCTGCCGGAAAGTATCTTTGACCAATGTATGGCATTGCCTTACCATCTGTACGTAATTTCAACCAGCGGTACGGACATCGAAGCATCCCGTGGAATGGCCTACGGAACAGCATTGGTCCTGATTGCAATCGTGTTAGTTGTCAACTTACTTGCCAATGCACTGAGAAAGTATTTCGCAAAGAAAGTAAAAATGAACTAA
- a CDS encoding RNA polymerase sigma-70 factor: MEIHETELIDGLRSGESKAYRTLFDNYYHLLFRIACQYVRDDTVADTIVGDVLSHIWETRTSLRITSSLQAYLVCCIRNYALNYQKKIFADREISLDDYEEYPEAILQGMFLSDEYPLGHLLEKELSEQILREIDKLPRETRQVFICSRIEELGYDEIADKVGISVNTVKYHIKQALATLRSRMKGYLSSLLF; encoded by the coding sequence GTGGAGATTCATGAAACAGAATTAATAGACGGGTTAAGAAGTGGGGAAAGTAAAGCTTACCGTACTTTATTTGACAACTATTATCATCTTCTATTTCGTATTGCCTGTCAATATGTAAGGGATGATACGGTGGCCGATACCATTGTCGGAGACGTATTATCCCATATATGGGAAACACGCACATCTCTCCGTATTACCTCTTCCCTACAAGCCTATCTGGTTTGTTGCATACGTAACTATGCACTTAACTACCAGAAGAAAATATTCGCAGACCGGGAGATCAGCCTCGACGACTATGAAGAATATCCGGAAGCGATCCTTCAGGGTATGTTCCTGTCTGATGAATATCCATTGGGACATTTGCTGGAAAAAGAACTCAGTGAACAAATACTCCGAGAGATAGATAAACTGCCTCGCGAAACCCGGCAGGTTTTTATCTGTAGCCGGATCGAAGAACTAGGTTATGATGAAATAGCCGATAAAGTAGGTATATCCGTCAATACTGTCAAATATCATATCAAGCAGGCTCTTGCCACTCTCCGCAGTCGTATGAAGGGATATTTATCCTCCCTACTTTTCTGA